From one Humulus lupulus chromosome 8, drHumLupu1.1, whole genome shotgun sequence genomic stretch:
- the LOC133798525 gene encoding diacylglycerol kinase 3-like isoform X1: MDAQVAYGFHHLRNEKPYLAQGPISNKLIYSGYSCDQGWFFTPCTGDPRLRGLTNILRLHVKKVNCSEWEQITVPSSVRAIVALNLHNYGSGRHPWGNLKPDYLEKKKFVEAHADDGLLEIFGLKHGWHASFVMVELISAKHIAQVY, from the exons ATGGATGCTCAGGTGGCTTACGGCTTTCATCATTTACGTAATGAGAAACCTTACCTGGCACAAGGACCAATTTCTAATAAG CTGATCTATTCTGGTTATAGTTGCGATCAAGGTTGGTTCTTTACACCTTGTACAGGTGATCCACGATTAAG GGGACTAACAAATATTTTAAGGTTGCATGTCAAAAAGGTCAATTGCTCAGAATGGGAGCAAATTACTGTTCCGTCAAG TGTAAGAGCTATTGTTGCTTTAAATCTTCATAACTATGGAAGTGGACGACATCCCTGGGGTAATCTGAAGCCAGATTATTTGGAAAAG AAAAAGTTTGTTGAGGCCCATGCTGATGATGGTCTTCTAGAAATTTTTGGCCTTAAGCACGGATGGCATGCATCATTTGTTATGGTCGAACTCATCTCTGCCAAGCACATTGCTCAG gtatattga
- the LOC133798525 gene encoding diacylglycerol kinase 3-like isoform X2: protein MLRWLTAFIIYVMRNLTWHKDQFLIRGLTNILRLHVKKVNCSEWEQITVPSSVRAIVALNLHNYGSGRHPWGNLKPDYLEKKKFVEAHADDGLLEIFGLKHGWHASFVMVELISAKHIAQVY, encoded by the exons ATGCTCAGGTGGCTTACGGCTTTCATCATTTACGTAATGAGAAACCTTACCTGGCACAAGGACCAATTTCTAATAAG GGGACTAACAAATATTTTAAGGTTGCATGTCAAAAAGGTCAATTGCTCAGAATGGGAGCAAATTACTGTTCCGTCAAG TGTAAGAGCTATTGTTGCTTTAAATCTTCATAACTATGGAAGTGGACGACATCCCTGGGGTAATCTGAAGCCAGATTATTTGGAAAAG AAAAAGTTTGTTGAGGCCCATGCTGATGATGGTCTTCTAGAAATTTTTGGCCTTAAGCACGGATGGCATGCATCATTTGTTATGGTCGAACTCATCTCTGCCAAGCACATTGCTCAG gtatattga